From the Candidatus Atribacteria bacterium genome, the window TAAAGGATTTTTATGGAGGATTTGCTTATCAAGAGGAATCCCGCCGATGTATAAAAGAGATATTCGAGAAGTCGAAATATTTGGTCGACCCCCATACGGCAGTAGCTTATGCCGTATATAAGCAATATATTGCAAAAACCGGGGATAAAACCAAGACAGTTATTGTGGCCACAGCCAGCCCCTTTAAATTTACCAAAAGTGTTATGGAATCAATAGATAACCGCTATAAAAAATTTGACGATTTTGAATTAATAAAAAGGATGTCTGATTTAGCTCAAATTCCCATTCCGCCAGGGATAAGGGATATTGAGAAAAAGCCTATCCGGCATAAAACGATTTGCGAAAAAGAGGAAATGAGAGCAAAGATAGCCGAAATCTTAAATTTATAGAAAGGAAAATGCGATATGAAAATATCTTTTTTGGGTGCGACTAAAATAGTTACTGGAAGTAACTTCTTAATTGAGACCGGTAATGTTAAATTTTTAATAGATTGCGGAATGTTTCAAGGGAGCAAATTAATTAACCGCATGAACTATAGAACTTTTAGCTTCAATCCCAGGGAAATAGATTTTGTAATTCTATCTCACGCTCACATAGACCACAGCGGAAGGATACCCAAATTAGTAAAGGAAGGTTTTAGAGGAAGCATATACTCTACCAGGGCAACCGCCGATTTATGCTCTATCATGCTCCCCGATAGCGGGCATATTCAGGAGATAGAAAATGAATGGGATAATCGGAAGAGAATAAGATCGGGAGAAAAATTGAGAGAACCTCTTTACACCCTGAAAGAAGCGGAAGAGAGCCTGAAATATTTTAAGCCGTTCTTGTATGACCAAAAAATAGAAATAAACCAAGAAGTCACTTTAAGATTTAGGGATGCCGGGCACATATTAGGGTCTTCCATCATTGAGTTGTGGATAAGAGAAGAGGGGAACAAAGAGACCAAATTAGTATTCTCGGGTGATTTAGGGAGACGGAATAGGCCTATTTTAAGAGACCCCCGCCTTATCGATGAAGCAGATTATCTGATTGTAGAATCAACTTACGGAAATAGGCTGCATCCTCCCTCAGAAGATGATACCAAAAAATTGATCGCTATTATAAATGCTACCATGAAAAGAAGAGGAAATATAGTAATTCCTTCTTTTGCAGTGGAGAGAGCCCAGGATATAATTTATGAGTTAAACCAATATTATACCGAATACATTCAAACCGAAGACCGGGATTTTTTAAATGTGCCGGTCTATGTAGATAGTCCGTTAACTTTCTCAGCAACAGAGATATTTTTGAGAAATCCAGATTGTTTTGACGAAGATGCCTTAAAGCTTATAAGTATAGGAAATAATCCTTTGGATTTTAGAAATTTAAGATTTACGCGTACCACAGAAGAATCAAAGCAGATAAATTTTTCCAAAGAAAGCAAAGTGATCATTTCAGCTAGCGGGATGTGTACTGCTGGAAGAATAAAACATCACCTGAAGCATAATTTATGGAGAAAGGAGTCCAGTATTGTTTTTGTCGGTTATCAGGCGGAGGGGACCCTGGGAAGAAGGATAAAGGAAGGCGAGAAAGTGGTTAAAATATTTGGCGAAGAGATCCGGGTAAATGCTGAGATATACTCTTTAGACGGGTTTTCAGGTCATGCTGATAGGGAAGGGATTATGCAGTGGATAAAAGCATTTAAAAATAAACCAAAAAAAATATTCGTCGTACACGGGGAAGAGGAAGCAGCCGGGGAAATTTCTAAAAGGATTGAAGAAGAATTGAAAATTAAAACCTATACCCCGGAACTGGGAGAAAGGTTATCTATTGAAGAAGAAAAAGTATTGCCCGGCGAAAGATTAGAGATACGCGGAAAAAGTGTAGAGTCCCGAGGAATAGAGGAGAATATTGAAAAATTAAAATCAATATTCTGGCCAGTGTTAAAAAGATTGGAACTTAAGGCTGATCAGAGTGCTAACAGTGAAGAATTAAATAGTTATAAAAATAAACTTATTGATATACAAAAAGATATATTAGATTTAAATATGTTAATCACTGAAGAGAATAAAGAAGAGAATAATAAAAATTAGGGATTAATACCAAAATCAAAAGCGAGCTCTAAGCTTACATTTAGAGCTCGCTTTTTTATTAAAGTTAAGGGAGTGGGTTAATTGTAATTTCTCATTATTCGGGTTTAATTTCTATTTCTTTTGGTTTAACTTCTTCGACTTTGGGGAGAACAATTTCTAATATTCCATTCTTGTAAGAAGCCTTTGTTTTTGTATTATCTACTTGGACGGGAAGGGCGATCGTTCTAGAATAACTTCCAAAAGCCCTTTCACAACAGTAGTAGTTTTCTTTTTTTGTTTCTTTTTCTTCTTTTCTTTCTCCCCGAATAGCCAGTGTATTTTCACTTAAAGAGATCTTTACGTCTTTTTTGTCTACTCCTGGAAGTTCAGCTTTGACGATGATGTTGTCTTTTTCATCGATAACATCAACCAGCGGAGACCATTCTCCTCCTTCTAACCATTTTTTTCTCAAGTGTCTACTCTGGGGTATGATTTCGAAATCAAAGAATTCATCAAAAAGATTTCTTAAGTTTTTCATTTCTTTTGGTTCCCATGGTACTATAGCCATAATATCACCTCCCAAAATTTAATTATTTTTTTGTTTGTTTTTTTCACTCCCTTAACTGGGTAAAACAAAAGCTAAAGTAGAGGATTTAATTTTTCTTGTAACTTTTCTTTTGACGTGACTCCTACAGTGCGACCAACTTCTTTGCCTTCTTTGAAGGCGATTAAAGTAGGAATGCCCTGGATGCCATATTGAGCTGCGATGTTTTGGTTCTCGTCGGTATTTAACTTACATACTTTAAGTTTACCTTTGTTTTCTTCGGCTAATTTTTCAACAGTAGGTGCTAACATTCGGCAAGGCATACACCAGGGTGCCCAAAAATCCACCAATACTGGAATGGAAGATTCTAAAACTTCCTGCTTGAAATTATTTCCATTTACTTCTACTTCTAATGATTTACTATTTTCCATCGATTTTTTACTCCTTTATTTTTTATTCTTGACGAAAAATTTTAATGATTAATTCCAATCCTTCTCTTATTAATTCTAATTCTTCTATGGATAATTTTT encodes:
- a CDS encoding MBL fold metallo-hydrolase: MKISFLGATKIVTGSNFLIETGNVKFLIDCGMFQGSKLINRMNYRTFSFNPREIDFVILSHAHIDHSGRIPKLVKEGFRGSIYSTRATADLCSIMLPDSGHIQEIENEWDNRKRIRSGEKLREPLYTLKEAEESLKYFKPFLYDQKIEINQEVTLRFRDAGHILGSSIIELWIREEGNKETKLVFSGDLGRRNRPILRDPRLIDEADYLIVESTYGNRLHPPSEDDTKKLIAIINATMKRRGNIVIPSFAVERAQDIIYELNQYYTEYIQTEDRDFLNVPVYVDSPLTFSATEIFLRNPDCFDEDALKLISIGNNPLDFRNLRFTRTTEESKQINFSKESKVIISASGMCTAGRIKHHLKHNLWRKESSIVFVGYQAEGTLGRRIKEGEKVVKIFGEEIRVNAEIYSLDGFSGHADREGIMQWIKAFKNKPKKIFVVHGEEEAAGEISKRIEEELKIKTYTPELGERLSIEEEKVLPGERLEIRGKSVESRGIEENIEKLKSIFWPVLKRLELKADQSANSEELNSYKNKLIDIQKDILDLNMLITEENKEENNKN
- a CDS encoding Hsp20/alpha crystallin family protein; this translates as MAIVPWEPKEMKNLRNLFDEFFDFEIIPQSRHLRKKWLEGGEWSPLVDVIDEKDNIIVKAELPGVDKKDVKISLSENTLAIRGERKEEKETKKENYYCCERAFGSYSRTIALPVQVDNTKTKASYKNGILEIVLPKVEEVKPKEIEIKPE
- the trxA gene encoding thioredoxin, which produces MENSKSLEVEVNGNNFKQEVLESSIPVLVDFWAPWCMPCRMLAPTVEKLAEENKGKLKVCKLNTDENQNIAAQYGIQGIPTLIAFKEGKEVGRTVGVTSKEKLQEKLNPLL